CTGATTAGGttgaaaatgagttttttttttttttttttatataccaaCAGAATAGAAATTGAAAGTATTCTCTCTATTTGTATGTTTCTGATCTGTCTGTCTCTTATTGATGTAAGGAGGCGAAATGGTGGCTTGAGATTTCAGAGGGTTGATCGTAGTCTAAGTTGGCAGCTATGTATGTATATTGTATATTGAATAATGGTTTTTAATGTTCTGTGTGGACTTTCTTTTCTATTGGATGTCTGTTATGAGGCACTTTCCTCATACATTATTGATGGGTCACAAGGGCATGTGTTTAGAAGTTAGAATATAAACAATTGTTGGATTATGGATTGACTTAAACCATATAGaatatagaattttattttggaGTAACAAAGCATGTTCTTGGTCTTGTTTTGACTggtcaaaagaaacaaaattgaagCCGCCAGCAGATGCACCGAATATTGAGTGTGATGAAAGTAAAAACGTAACGGAAATACGCAACGAATGAATACAATTCTCAGTATATTATTTCTGTGATGGGTCACTTACAAAGAAGACTATGAGTTGAACTTGTTGATAACAAGTCTTTTTGAAAAATACTCTCTAATAAAATTACTTGCTGCCACAAGAATACATCAACTAATTCATGTACCCTTAAACTTGGCTTTTCAACTTCTAGAATTAAACACAATTTCTATCAACTACCAAGACAAAATTAATGAACTTTTATGTATGTGATaatcattacaaaaaatatttttttaccttttcaaTCTCCTAACACTGTTAAGTTTATTCAACAAAATGTAGTCTTAAACATAAATGtttcttttgtatttcatgTCGGTTTTTCTACTCTTCATCCATGCTTTTCACATGTAGTAATTCCTCTCACGTTGTGTTTGCTCGTTTACTCCTTTCATGATTGATCAAGTTTTTTACAATTGGTGACTAACTTGTTCTTTGCTTTGGttactttcttttttgttttggcCAACTTGTTCCTAACTGGGTTCTTTATTGCCTTTGTAGTCGACTTATCATTAACTGGATTCTTGTGAATAGATCGAGCTCCTTTTGAGAGATTGAAATATTTCCAAAACAAACTCATCATCCATTTCAAGTTACTACTCCTTGCCTTGTACCTTCAATGCAGCTCTAAGATCCTTCTCAACATGGAATTGTTCTAACAATTTTGAAACATCTTATTCAAGTTCCAGGTGCCACTTATGCAAAACCTAGCTTCTTCTCTCTAAGCTTACTTTTCACTTTGCATTGCTTTCCAAACACCTCATTGTGCTATCTGAGCTCTCCACTTGATCCACCGACTTAATTGAGATATCCAGACTTCCTACTGAGCTATTTGTGCTCTCCATGAACCTTATCGGTCTATTTGAATGCACCATTGATATATATGGATATCTTCGACCTCTCGATGCTACTTGACTATCTTGTCAAgttatccatgatactcaaccTTCTTGTTGAATTCTCCATACTACTCGACCTACTTTTTCAAGTTGTCACGTTGCTTGTGCTCAACTCCCGATCTATGTCCCATCATCAATAACACCACTTCCTCTTCAACGTCTTCTGGAGAAGGTTGGTTGTCTCTTCCTTCTAGTCCTCAAATTGACAATCTTTAGCAAAATATATGACCTTACAACAATTGAAGCATTTATCCGAGTAACACTCCTTTGCATGGCCATACTTGCAACACTTGAAGCATTTACCATTTTAGTTGCTCAATCGACCTCCTCTTCACGGACCTTGTCCTCTTCCATGCCAATTTTACTACCTAGATTATTCTTTCTCCTCTTCCTTTCCATGACTTCTACCATCAGAAATGCTTCCTTTACTTCTTCGTTATTGTCCTCTTCCTTGAGTGTTCTCAGCTTCTCCCTTTTTTTAGAGTAGTTGATCAAATGGCTTCCACTTCTTCTTCCATGCCTTAAGTGTCCGACAAATTCTTCAACCGAGAGCGTTGACAAGTCTTTAAACTCCTCCATAGCacatactatttattttttatatttgtaatttaaaatattatttatttgtagaCAGTTTTTTTGGATCTCTTCTTACACGAAAAATTTACACGGATGTCTTTCACTTTTGATATACCCTTCTTGTGcctaataagaaaaataaatatgtttaccTTTTTTAGTTGATTCATCCGTAATCACTTATATATCCTTTGTGTAGATTAACTGCTGAATTTCTTTTACAATTATCTACAACATTATTTCAGTTGATACttacaaaaatcattttaatttgcAGATTCTTAAGAAAAGATCAATAAATGTTTGCACTAAATTGTCTATCGCGTAACTACTAAGTTGTCTCTAGTAAAAGGTTTAGTACTCCCTTCTATTAGACCATTGTACCAGACAGTCTATTTAAAGTGTGACCGAACTCCTCAATAGATCGTCTATTTAGAGTCAATCATCAaaacttattaattttattactcaTCGACGCGTGTTTTCTcgttataaataaaaacactcaaaacaaacaattataGATCATCCATTGAATAACCTTAAGGAAGAAAACAAGGGCTGACAAGCACCCAATACTAAGTTACGTAGAAATATCAAACTCAAGACCAAAGTATTTAacaaaaacaacttttaaatCCCACTGAAACTTTCCCAATGCTTAGCCAACTGTGACAGTGTCTGTGTTGAAGAACCATCCTTGAGTGCATTAGCAGCAGAATCCCTTAAATTCCTCATTCTTCCACGCATTCCTGCACCTTCTTCTCCTTCCATCAGACACTTAATCACTTTTGCAATTTCCTCCTTCTCCGCTATGCCATCCTCGTTAAATTTTGGCCTCAATGCCACTTTAAGTCCATCGGTCAACATCACTGCAGTCATTTTCTGCTCTGCAAAGAGTGGCCATGTTATCAGAGGCACTCCCTCTTGCACACTCTCCAAAGTCGAGTTCCAACCACAATGGCTCAGGAACCCACCAACTGAACTGTGACCAAGGATCTGAACCTGAGGTGCCCATGAAGCCACAACCAAACCTTTCTCCTTTGTTCTTTCCAAAAACCCACTTGGCAAAAATTGCAAAGGGTCCTCCTTTGCAGCCTCAAGGTAAGCAGCACTTGCTGAATTGTTTGGTGCTCTCAAAACCCACAAGAACCTTTGACCACTCAATTCCAAACCCAGAGCTAACTCATTCATTTGGTGTTGAGACAGTGTTCCACCACTTCCAAAAGAAACATACAACACTGACCAAGGTGGCTGCTTGTCCAACCATCTTAAACACTTGTTAGACTCATCAACCTCATTGACTGAACCCTTTTGTGTGATTGGACCAACAGGGTACAATTTGAACCTCCCATTTCCAAACTCTTCCAATGCTCTCACAGCACCTGGTTCCATCTCTAAGAACGTGTTGATCAACACCCCATCAGCTGTAACAATTGCTTTGGCACGTTCAAGAAAATGCTTGTAGATTTCACTCGCTCGATTTTGGGCTGGATCCGGAAGATCAACCCCCATGATTGGTACACAACCAGGAAACTTTATAGGTTCAGATAAATCTCTGAATTCACCTGAAACTTCCTCATCAAGTTTTGGTGCGTGTGCAAGCAGAGACAATGTCATAGCTGAACTAGGGAAGTATAAATACGATAAGGTATTGAACTCCTTTGCAAACTCCAGAGCCTTAAATGCAAAAACATCAACCACCAATGCTGTTAAAGATGCTTTGGAGCACAATGATTTCAGCACCTTATATATCGATGGCAGAGAAAGAGTAGTAGTGAGTTGAATCAGGAACACAGGGTGTACATCCTGGGGTAATTGATCTTTGCTAATTGGAGGAAGCAAGATGGTTTGAATGTTTGAAGGAAGAGTTTCAAGGTAGGCTTTGGAGGATTCTGGAGGTGGCCCAAGGGAGGGAACAATGCATGTCACATGAAAATTTGGGTGGTGATTGATAAGTCGTTTGCTGAACTCAATTATTGGAACCAGATGAGTGTAACCAGGACTTGTAACAATAGCTACATGAATTGTTTTTGCCATGATAACAGACCATACAAACTATAAAGAGTATGGTGTTTACCTACTCAATTTGTGAAAGCTTCAAATGATGCTTTCTTACTGGTTTAAGAATTCTCTTATATAGCAAACCACTCCATTCTACTTAATCTATAAAATTTACTGATAAAGTTAcattttagatatatttttatatggcATGGATTCCCTACCATCTTGTTCCTACACAATTCATTACACCCAATTAGAATGAGAAGCAAAACTTGGTTATGCTTTCTTCATTTGAGTTTCTTATTTGTTTACTCATATAGCCTTCATAGTGGAGGAGGTGATGATGTGAGTGCATATGTACTAAACCACGTATCTATTATACCGTATTATTAAATCCcttaaaaggttaaaatttcTCACTTCATTTGTTTTTCTGGCTCGTCTTTTTCTTTAGCTTGATGTGGTTTAGACACACTCGTTTGTATTTTAATGGCTGCGCTTCTGAAAGCTTTGATTCTGCCTCATTCATTGGGAAGGAAGAATCACTTTTTGTTTTCACTCAATTCAATGTTTCTAGCGGGTTAAGAATTGTTCCTTTTTCTGATAATGTATTTAAATCTTTACTGTTAATTCTTTTCCTCCTTTTCAGTATTGGTATTgtcttttattcttttactctcaataattcttataaataatgtaaaagttTGATGCTTTCAAAGATATCTTGGGGGCATGTTTAATGATTGaaatatcatttaaaatttaaaatgcaaaatgaccgaatattaaaagaaaaaaaaactaaaagtatttttattacaaaaaaatagtgttGGTTGAACCTGACGCCAGCAAACAAAAAGTCGACTCTGAATAATTATTAACGTTAGATTTATATGGAACGTGTATACAACTATAGAAATTAATTTGTTGTGTCGATTTTTGAAAATCGATTTTAAGTAGTGTTGCCTAATTTGacattaatttatctttaatttttaaaatgatttgtaattaaaagtttaattagtcAGATGATACTCACTTTTATTTGGATGTGTCACCTTGGTACTCATCTTTAAGGAGGTGTCAATTGCGTCCAACTTTTAAAatgtgtctcaattaggtctttttaataaaaaaaattgtgaatgtCATTAACGGCGTGCCAGATCTCagtctctaattttttttgtacgACACCTAGCCAACTCGACCAAATACCAAATAGTAATAAAACGATACATATATGTCAAAGCAGTCAAGTAATCAACCTAGGCTGAGTTGGCCTGAGCCTTACCAGCCTAAACCGATAACCTGAACGTCTAGAGGGACAACTTGCACAAGACGACACATGACCAATGTAAACCGCCAACAAAAGTAGTCAGCCTAGGCTGGCTACTCCAAATATACTTAATAAAATCCAAGCTCCTCTGGCGTTCAGTAGGTCTTCCTAAGGGCCTAGGTTAGGGCCTAGGCCCACTTACaacccaaactagagcccaagccAGGGCCCGGCCCATGACATAACCAAAGAtgattaatgctctataaatacacgtggaccgcagtaattaaaggtacgcattcattactccattaatcactgatttgaccttctgagagctttgacttacttgagcttcggagtcccttctgcaggtaacccctcttgggtccaagccgacatgtaccaaccgggaagaggccaactgaggagatagcggactacatggtaaggtgacctttgtgcctaactcatcttatttattCTCTACAGgcacaattggcgcccaccgtggggcacgagacgaacacctttagtacccgtttttctccgaagatggtttccacccgcagtagagctggagtgaacaagcaggcggatgccggtccctcaggacctgctggcatcacccctgacctaGCTGCCATCCTGGACGGCCAGgcgaagatgcaacaagaactagCTGATCTGAAGAAACGCAACGCTAATGAGATGGAGGCGCTACgccaagagaactctcgccttaggcgaaagatcgaagTTGATCCCACCCTCAAGGGAAAAGCCAAGGAGGCGTCTGAGGCTGCAAGGTCCCCGaccttccagcccacagaagaggaaagtgaatacaaccccacccctcacaccttcaccaccacccaacaaacacccattccctcCACCCATCCCACTCACTTCCCATCCACTCAACCAGGGCATACTGCAGCCCCAACCCCTACCGCtaccctccccaccacccaAATCTCCTACAAcgtacccaccaccctacacactacACACATACCACCCTACAACCCCCAATACCTGccaacaacccacatcccccctcacaaccttacctccaccttccctgctatgatcaaccatcccATCCCACCTCATCTGCTACCTCCCCACCAGTCCAGACGTCGTCACCCTTTTAccgactttatcgccaacacccccttCATGCCTATTGGGAACCCTTCACGCTGGACCACTACACTAGCGAAACCGACCCTGATGAACACCTCAAAGTATACATCACCCATGTCAccctgtacacgtcccaagaTGCGGTTTTCTGCAAAGCCtttcccaccaccctcaagggccctgCTTTGGAATGGTTCATAACCCTTCCGCCTTAGTCCATCGATAGCTTCGACGTTCTTTCacacatgttctccacccattttGCTGGCAGCCGTCCACACCAAACCATCACAATCTCCATCCTGGGCATTAGACAGGAACAaggcgaaccactcagagcgttcatagatcgcttcagtaaggcagctcttcgcaccccacacctcaaccaagagATGATCCTCTAGTGCATGGCACTTATcctacaacccggccccttcgccaaaaacgtctacctccacccacctgcctctatgcacgaactTAAATTGCGTGCGGCCGACTATGTGCacatggaggaaatgcagaccctccataccaaattctgcaatgactatgcagcTACCACCGCCAATCCTACCCCACAACCTCCCcgccctgatacccgcccacgcgagTCCCACCAACCCCGCCTCACCAGATATGCCTCTCTTACCGTAGCCCGATCCCGCATCCTTGATGAGGCCCTACAAGCTGACCTCATCCCTCTACCACGCAAGACCACCACTCCTCCTAATGCCGATATGACAAAGTCTTGTCGTTACCACCGCAATCATGGCCACACCACAGAAGACTGCAAAGCACTctaggataaaatagaagaattggtccgtgctggccactttcgccgttTCATCTGCAGGGATAACCATCcctctcgatcccgccaccccTCTCGATTCGACCATAGACGCCCTACACACGACCCTCGCCACGACAGACGCCCAGCCCAACCTGCTAACCAGGAACCCCAACCGACCCGTACCGACATCACCCCCACTAATcctcccctacgtggcactatcaacaccatctctagtggcttcgctagtggaggatccacctctttTGCCAAAAAAGAAACACttccgccatatccaatccatcaatcATATCAcacattcccaccacagacgccgcATGACTCCCATCGTCTTCACAGACGACGACTTTCATGGCTTCAACCATCAACAAGATGACCATatggtcatcaccgttgaaatcgaacaagtatccacccgcaGCTACATCGACCTTCACACCGTGTTTTGTgagggaacccaaaccaaaaccattccaatccgcttccttatcgtcgacgcgccaacatcctacatGTCCTCCTGGGTCGTCCatccctcaacacccttggcgctGTTGTCTCCACCccccacttggccatgaagttcccttctcCTTCCGGCGACATCCTCACCGTCCATTGCGACCAACactggcacgcgaatgctacatggccagcctgcGCCCACAACTCCTAATTCAATAGACCAACCACATTGAGCGACCATCTGACTCCGGCATCGCCCTATCAGACGAAGATCTAGACCCCAGAGTAGGTCGGGATGTTCGTCTCGAACCAGTTGAGGAGACCTcccctctagagcttcccaatggccactccatcaacttaggcaccggtttgaactctgacgagcgtgccatcatTACACCCATCTTTATCAACAACACAAACCTTTTCACCTGATTAGCCGCTGACCTACCCGGAGTGGACCCTCTAGTagcatcccacaaactatccatctacaaagaagcccgctacatCTCCCAgaaaaacgcaaacttggcgAAGAACGCCGACTAGCGGCTAAGGTTGAGGCCGACAAGTTATTGAATGCAAGATTCATAGAAGAAGCtgaatacaccacttggctttctaatgtagtcttggtgaagaaagccaatggcaaatggcggatgtgtgtagactacacaGATCTGAACAAGGTCTGTCCTCGCGATGCCTACCCTCTACCCAATATCGACCGACTTGTTGATGGCGTTGCAGGGAATAAAgtgcttagctttttggatgcatattctgggtataaccaaatccccatggccgcatctgacatgaacaagaccgctttcatcacggacgatgccaactacttctatagagttATGCCCTTTGGTCTTAAGAATGCTGGAGCAACATACCAACGATTAATGGACAAGGTTTTCAGTCatctaatgggacaatgtgtcgaagtatatgttgacgacatggttgtcaagtctccaagcCACCACCAACATGCCAAGGACCTCTCAGCGGTCTTCTCCGTGCTACGCCAATATAACCTTTGCCTCAACCCTGACAAGTGTGTacgcctcataggccgcctcacagccatttcccgcTTTCTCCCTAAACTggctgaacaaacccaacccatagtccaactcctaaagaaatccacccaGTTCACTTGGACTGACGATTGTGAACAAATTTTACAAGAACTAAAAACTACCCtaacctcaccacctatcctccacaagccggacaccTGCCAACCCCTCCTCGTATACATCACAGCCACCGACCACACCGTCAGGGCCGCGCTCGTTCAAGAGATAGAAGGCACGCAACATCCTATCTACTTCGTTAGCAAAACACTGCAagatatcaaatggtagagAAGTTGGCCCTATCCTTAGTCCACGCAGCtcgccgcctacgcccatacttccaaaaccacagcatCATCGTCAAGACCGACTACCCCATCCAAAAAATATTGGAAAAACCAGATTTGGCTGGACGGATGTCATCCTAGGCCGTCgagctgtcagaattcaacattcgctacgaaccccatggccccattaaagcccaatgtctcttagATGTTGTCAACGACCTCCAGCACACACCCAtagaggaccaatggacgcttcatatagatggttcctcaaatccaaaaGGTGTCGGCGCTGGCATCGTGTTAGAAGGGCCTAACGACAttctcatcgaaaaatcccttcactttgccttcaaaacatcaaacaacCAAGCCAAATACAAAGCTATCCTCGCCAGCCTTTCCCTTGCCCGCGAAGTAGGTGTCAAGACGCTAACGtgtaaaaccgactccaagctTACTGTAGGGCAcctaaatgacgagttccaaATTAAAGAtcccatccttctacaatacTACCATCTGGTCCGTACAGTCATTCAATCCCTCTTTGAACGAGTCtgcatcgaacacatcccaaggaCCGACAACCTCTCCAAATTGGCcaacaccaaattaaaaagccgcCACTGATCCCTATTACAGCAAACATTATCTACACCCTCCATCACACATACCTGTCAAAACCTAACCCACGCCCCAACTGACAACATCACCCCTTCCCAAAGCCATAACTGGACCACTCCCTATATACAATACCTAAAAACTGGCAACCCCCCACAAGATGCGGataaaacttggctggctaaggccgacaggtataccatgataggcgattacctttacaaacgcggatacggccaacctctcctcaaatgtgtcacggcagagcaaGCACAGTACATTATTAAAGAGCTACACAAAGGCATTTGTGGCTACCATTCCGGTGCACGTACCATGGCTACTAGAGTCCTTAGAGTcgggtacttctggccgactatagaagcagactgccaggacTATGTTAcaaagtgcaaaccatgccaaaaacatggcaacctcatccaccagaagCAAGAACAACTCCATCACATACTATCTCCATGGCCCTTTGCTAAATAgggaatggacatccttggccccttctcacccggcaaggggcaagtgaagttcctaattgtagccgtcgactacttcaccaaatgcaTAGAAGCCAAgccactaaccaccatcacgaCCTAGCAAGTTCAGCAGTTTGTTTGGAAatacattatatgcagatatgatGTTCCACATTccatcatcaccgacaatggccgtcaatttataaataaggagctagccaagttctacactggcctaggcatcaaacacatcacaagttctgtagaacacccacaaactaatggacaagcagaggcggTCAACAAGGTTATCCTAGTGGAACTGCGCAAGAGATTAGAtagcgccaaaggccgatggcccaaagagttagtagaagtgctatgggcttacaggtgcacccctcaatcatcaacaaacgaatccccattcatcCTAGTTTACGGCGCAGACGGCATGATACCggttgaaattggcgaaccCACCCTGCGTCGAGAACTATAccacccaacccacaaccaccaaaacatggtcACTCATCTCGACCTcttacccgaactcagagaaaaagcccataTACACAATTTACCTGCCAAACGAAGAGCTGCCAGAAAGTATAACACAAACCTATGTCCACGACCATTCGCAATCggggacttagtatggagaatggccagctgtgcaagaaagaaggatggcaaattCTCTGTCAactgggacggcccataccgcatacatGAAGACGCGGGAGGAGGCGCTTATCGCCTTGAACACTTATATAGGGAAGAGATACCTAACACCTGGAACGTGTTCCACCTCAAATTCTATTTCAGTTAAATGTATACTGCACTAAGCCGAATACTTGTAACCTTGGGTGTACtccttttcctcacctggtctttttttccctaaggagggttttggccagggaggttttaacgaggcaccccatattcaataaataaaacgaaGGGTTCTCAAATGTACGACTTTCCTATgtctttattttcataatattcgtttaagtttcccacccttaccacaagtaagcggcctgggtcgaacacccttaactcatggttaattcgtttaagttccccacccttaccacaagtgagcggcctgggtcgaacacccttaacttgatgttaatcgttttaagttccccacccttaccacaagtaagcggcctgggtcgaacacccttaacttgatggtAATCGtttcaagttccccacccttaccacaagtgagcggcctgggtcgaacacccttaacttgatgttaatcgttttaagttcctcacccttaacacaagtaagcagcctgggtcgaacacccttaacatacaatcgaaCGCGCCGTACATAcaccacaaatcatcaaaatccatcatacacaataacatacagaacATTAATCGCATTAAACATAAATGCAAATGTGTACCAATGTAACGCAATGTACCAACTATTACAAACATaggctcaaataatattttcaaatcaataaaaatcgAGGTCCTATTCTGCTGCATCAGGGGCCACCTCCTCGGCATCACCCGCTTCCTTCACCTCTtcagccgccttctcctccgcctTCTCACCCACACTGCTTTCATCTTCCTTGACAAGCTTCCCATCAATAACATCCTTGTTCACATCAAACTTTGAGTCTGTAATATCAACCTCCTGATGGAAAAGGCTGCTTGACGTAGTCCCTTCTCAAAGTCGTTGATGTGCTCTTGTATAATGCAATTCTTCAGCTCATCAAGC
This region of Vigna unguiculata cultivar IT97K-499-35 chromosome 5, ASM411807v1, whole genome shotgun sequence genomic DNA includes:
- the LOC114183256 gene encoding hydroquinone glucosyltransferase-like encodes the protein MAKTIHVAIVTSPGYTHLVPIIEFSKRLINHHPNFHVTCIVPSLGPPPESSKAYLETLPSNIQTILLPPISKDQLPQDVHPVFLIQLTTTLSLPSIYKVLKSLCSKASLTALVVDVFAFKALEFAKEFNTLSYLYFPSSAMTLSLLAHAPKLDEEVSGEFRDLSEPIKFPGCVPIMGVDLPDPAQNRASEIYKHFLERAKAIVTADGVLINTFLEMEPGAVRALEEFGNGRFKLYPVGPITQKGSVNEVDESNKCLRWLDKQPPWSVLYVSFGSGGTLSQHQMNELALGLELSGQRFLWVLRAPNNSASAAYLEAAKEDPLQFLPSGFLERTKEKGLVVASWAPQVQILGHSSVGGFLSHCGWNSTLESVQEGVPLITWPLFAEQKMTAVMLTDGLKVALRPKFNEDGIAEKEEIAKVIKCLMEGEEGAGMRGRMRNLRDSAANALKDGSSTQTLSQLAKHWESFSGI